Proteins co-encoded in one Arachis hypogaea cultivar Tifrunner chromosome 13, arahy.Tifrunner.gnm2.J5K5, whole genome shotgun sequence genomic window:
- the LOC112736052 gene encoding uncharacterized protein At4g22758-like: MMKKSAFEKMVMQKNKSKGSHEDQKKQQCNKLLVSINILGSAGPIRFVVNEKDTVSAIIETALKSYARQGRLPLLGFDPTDFLLYNAYFDALNPLEAIGSYGVRNFVLCKKQVCSSKPEPNTELISQKSNGGSGWKAWFNKSVGLKILSH; encoded by the exons ATGATGAAGAAGAGTGCTTTTGAGAAGATGGTGATGCAGAAGAACAAGAGCAAGGGAAGCCACGAGGATCAGAAGAAGCAGCAGTGTAACAAGTTGTTGGTGAGTATCAACATACTTGGGAGCGCAGGGCCAATAAGGTTTGTGGTGAATGAAAAGGACACTGTTTCTGCGATCATTGAAACTGCTCTCAAGTCCTATGCTCGTCAAGGCAGGCTTCCTCTTCTTGGTTTTGATCCCACCGACTTCCTCCTTTATAATGCATACTTTGATG CTCTGAATCCATTGGAAGCCATAGGATCTTATGGGGTGAGGAACTTTGTGCTGTGCAAGAAGCAAGTGTGTTCATCAAAGCCAGAACCGAACACAGAGCTGATATCTCAGAAAAGCAATGGTGGTAGTGGCTGGAAGGCATGGTTCAACAAATCAGTTGGACTGAAAATTTTATCCCATTGA
- the LOC140177752 gene encoding uncharacterized protein has protein sequence MTILDDYVQIEYPAIFDVAKNADYRYFQSRAILAPTLESVEKVNDFFLTIFPGMEKEYLSSDTCQADENEDVQPEWFTPEFLNDIKCSGLPNHKLTLKPGVAVMLLRNIDQTSGLCNGTRLIVNELGSNVIGATVVTGRNIGDKVYIPRMNLIPSDSGFPFKFQRRQFPLTICFAMTINKSQGQSLSHVRLYLPKSVFTHGQLYVTLSRVKSRSGLRVLILDEDGNPKSSTTNVVFKEVFNNI, from the exons aTGACTATATTAGATGATTATGTGCAAATTGAATACCCAGCCATATTCGATGTTGCTAAGAATGCAG attacaggtattttcagagtagggcaattcttgcacccacgcttgagagtgtcgagaaggtaaacgattttttcttgacaatctttccagggatggaaaaggagtatttgagctctgacacatgtcaagctgatgagaatgaagatgtacaaccagagtggttcacaccagagttcctaaatgacatcaaatgttcgggactacccaatcacaagttgactttgaagccaggagtcgctgtaatgctactgcgaaacatagaccagacttcaggtttatgcaacgggacaagattaatagttaacgaacttggcagcaacgtaattggagcgacggtagtgaccggtagaaatattggagataaagtatacattccaagaatgaacttgatcccttcagattCAGGATTTCCATTTAAGTTCCAACGGAGACAATTTCCATTGACAAtatgctttgcaatgaccattaacaagagtcagggtcaatcattatcacatgtacgactttatttgccaaaatcagtgttcactcatggacaactttatgttactttgtcaagagttaagagtcgcagtggcctcagggttttaattctagacgaagatggcaatccaaagtcatcaacaacaaatgtcgtgttcaaagaggtttttaataatatttag